One Deinococcus carri DNA window includes the following coding sequences:
- a CDS encoding protein kinase domain-containing protein translates to MTSPPPTLSTHPALFLHGLTLEGGWRVTGRATTVKGQPAGGHQSVGYFVEREDGHLGFLKAIDLSGIIQARNVMRALQEVTEQFNFEVSLLEHCSDMRLSRVVHAIAHGEHRIPGALIPVPYIVFDRADGDVRDHLEATAVDDVWLLRCIHHVAVGLHQLHTARFAHNDVKPANVLVFEALGSKIGDLGTAVDASGTSPHGSKAFAGSWDCAPPEVPYLAEQADAWQHGRRCDLYMLGGLITFLFTHQHFNTFLKRELPEELLPLFWGGDFTGPFEEALPHLLAAFDRAAREVEGALRPRLHPSVAGEVTRSIRELCHPDPARRGHPRNLSGLNPLGLERYISLYDRLAMKASLARKRGSRP, encoded by the coding sequence ATGACGTCACCCCCACCCACGCTCAGCACGCATCCCGCCCTGTTTTTGCACGGTTTGACCCTGGAGGGGGGCTGGCGTGTCACCGGACGGGCGACCACAGTCAAAGGGCAGCCCGCCGGGGGGCACCAATCCGTGGGGTACTTCGTCGAGCGCGAAGACGGGCACCTGGGGTTTCTGAAAGCCATCGACCTATCGGGCATCATTCAGGCCAGAAACGTGATGCGCGCGCTTCAGGAGGTCACCGAGCAGTTCAACTTCGAGGTGAGCCTGCTCGAGCACTGCAGCGACATGCGCCTGAGCCGGGTCGTCCACGCGATTGCTCACGGTGAACACCGCATCCCGGGCGCCCTCATCCCGGTGCCGTACATCGTGTTCGACCGGGCTGACGGGGACGTCCGCGACCATCTGGAAGCGACGGCCGTCGACGACGTCTGGCTGCTGAGGTGCATCCACCATGTGGCGGTGGGCCTGCACCAGCTCCACACCGCCAGGTTCGCGCACAACGACGTCAAGCCGGCCAACGTGCTGGTGTTCGAGGCGCTGGGGTCAAAGATCGGGGACCTGGGGACCGCGGTGGACGCCTCCGGGACTTCCCCGCATGGCAGCAAAGCGTTCGCGGGCAGCTGGGACTGCGCGCCTCCGGAAGTGCCGTACCTCGCCGAGCAGGCGGACGCCTGGCAGCATGGCCGGCGCTGCGACCTGTACATGCTGGGCGGCCTGATCACGTTTCTCTTCACGCATCAGCACTTCAACACCTTCCTGAAGCGGGAGTTGCCGGAGGAACTGCTGCCGCTCTTCTGGGGCGGGGACTTCACCGGGCCTTTCGAGGAAGCCCTGCCGCACCTGCTGGCGGCCTTCGACCGCGCCGCCCGTGAGGTGGAGGGGGCGCTCCGGCCACGCCTGCATCCCAGTGTCGCTGGCGAGGTGACGCGCAGCATCCGGGAACTCTGCCACCCGGACCCCGCGCGCCGGGGGCATCCCCGCAACCTGTCCGGCCTCAACCCACTCGGGCTGGAGCGGTACATCAGCCTGTACGACCGACTGGCGATGAAAGCCAGCCTCGCGCGGAAACGGGGGAGCAGGCCGTGA
- a CDS encoding bifunctional metallophosphatase/5'-nucleotidase produces the protein MPRKLLPLAALTLALAACSSSLTPPGPPTTIQLLDISDWHAQLDPLTVGSGTSAFQVGGAAVLSAYFKQDRANNPNTLTVTAGDAYGASPPLSSFFGEMPAIEAMNAMGFDADTFGNHNFDRGTAALQGLIDKAKFSYVAANLKNLDANLKNVAPYKIFTVGGVKVAVIGLVNPEAPTLVAPGALGTLQITDPVAAATQARASAQAQGAQVFVAITHLGVTSKDPATQAPSGPLIDFAKSVRGFDVIFGDHTNEQFSGVIGEALVVENLSKGATYAKVNVTYDPASRRVTDRTNTFVVPRADAVTPDPAVVQALAPYRTQLAQQLDRKIGVATDLFPRGNNIERLGEVALGDLIADAFRARYGTQLAIQNGGSIRSSLPSSYAPQDKSLRRPAPGYQPGPPYDIVAGDVYSVLPFGNTVVTRTVTGAQLYAALENSVSMLPAASGRFLQISGFSFTYDPSKPVGSRIVSVTLDGGTPILKDATTYTLALSDFTNSGGDEYTMFADGQGTTRELDAQVVLEYIQQRGTVTPTVGQRIRAVGGT, from the coding sequence ATGCCAAGGAAGCTTCTCCCCCTCGCCGCCCTGACCCTCGCGCTCGCCGCATGCTCCTCCAGCCTGACCCCGCCGGGACCGCCCACCACGATCCAGTTGCTTGACATCTCCGACTGGCACGCCCAGCTCGACCCACTCACTGTCGGCAGCGGCACGAGCGCCTTCCAGGTCGGTGGCGCGGCGGTCCTGAGTGCGTACTTCAAGCAGGACCGCGCGAACAATCCGAATACCCTGACCGTCACCGCAGGGGACGCCTACGGCGCGTCCCCGCCCCTGTCGAGCTTCTTCGGTGAGATGCCCGCCATCGAGGCGATGAACGCGATGGGTTTTGACGCCGATACCTTCGGCAACCACAACTTTGATCGGGGCACGGCGGCCCTCCAGGGTCTGATCGACAAAGCCAAGTTCTCGTACGTCGCGGCAAACCTGAAGAACCTTGACGCGAACCTCAAGAATGTCGCGCCATACAAGATCTTCACTGTTGGTGGGGTCAAGGTGGCCGTCATCGGGTTGGTGAACCCCGAGGCCCCCACGCTGGTCGCACCGGGCGCGCTCGGCACGCTGCAGATCACCGACCCAGTCGCCGCCGCCACCCAGGCCCGCGCCTCCGCCCAAGCGCAAGGGGCCCAGGTCTTCGTCGCAATCACGCATCTGGGCGTGACCAGCAAGGACCCTGCCACGCAGGCCCCTTCGGGTCCGCTGATCGACTTCGCGAAGAGCGTCCGCGGCTTCGACGTGATCTTCGGCGACCATACCAACGAGCAGTTCAGCGGCGTGATCGGTGAAGCGCTGGTCGTCGAGAACCTCAGCAAAGGCGCGACGTACGCGAAGGTGAACGTCACGTACGATCCGGCGAGTCGCCGAGTGACTGACCGCACCAACACCTTCGTGGTGCCGCGCGCGGACGCGGTCACGCCCGACCCGGCGGTTGTGCAGGCGCTGGCGCCCTACCGCACGCAGCTCGCGCAGCAGCTCGACCGCAAGATCGGGGTGGCCACCGACCTGTTCCCGCGCGGCAACAACATCGAGCGCCTCGGGGAAGTCGCGCTGGGGGACCTGATTGCCGACGCCTTCCGGGCGCGGTACGGCACCCAGTTGGCCATTCAGAACGGCGGGAGCATTCGCAGTTCGCTCCCCTCCAGTTACGCGCCTCAGGACAAGAGCCTGCGCCGCCCTGCACCCGGCTACCAGCCCGGCCCCCCCTACGACATCGTGGCGGGGGACGTGTACAGCGTCCTGCCCTTTGGCAACACCGTCGTGACCCGCACCGTCACGGGGGCGCAGCTGTACGCGGCGCTGGAGAACAGCGTCTCCATGCTGCCCGCCGCCAGCGGACGCTTCCTGCAGATCTCGGGCTTCTCGTTCACCTATGACCCCAGCAAACCGGTGGGCTCCCGCATTGTCAGCGTGACGCTCGACGGTGGCACGCCGATCCTGAAAGATGCCACGACGTACACCCTCGCGCTGAGCGACTTCACCAACAGCGGTGGGGACGAGTACACCATGTTCGCCGATGGCCAGGGCACCACCCGTGAACTGGACGCCCAGGTGGTCCTCGAGTACATCCAGCAGCGGGGCACGGTCACGCCAACCGTGGGGCAGCGCATCCGCGCCGTCGGCGGAACCTGA
- a CDS encoding response regulator transcription factor, protein MAVVLIVDDDPAILEILTAYLAAEGHSVMIEDDGLAALPLLARADVAIIDWMLPGMSGVELTAHARREHPQLPVLLLTARGEVEDRLAGLNAGADDYVVKPFSPREVVARVRALLRRVGVRERIEAGPLTLDLAGRSATLHGQPLSLSRTEFDLLTTLAQHPGLVWSRERLVERVWGPDYPGVTRVVDMHITALRRKLGDDADAPTFIETVRGLGYRFRED, encoded by the coding sequence ATGGCTGTTGTTCTGATCGTGGACGACGACCCGGCCATCCTGGAGATTCTCACCGCGTACCTGGCGGCAGAGGGACACTCGGTGATGATCGAGGACGACGGCCTGGCGGCCCTGCCGCTGCTGGCCCGGGCCGACGTGGCGATCATCGACTGGATGCTGCCGGGCATGAGCGGGGTGGAACTCACCGCCCACGCCCGCCGCGAACACCCGCAGTTGCCGGTGCTGCTGCTCACCGCCCGGGGTGAGGTGGAAGACCGTCTGGCGGGCCTGAACGCCGGTGCCGACGATTACGTGGTCAAGCCGTTCAGCCCACGGGAGGTGGTGGCCCGGGTGCGGGCGCTGCTGCGCCGGGTGGGCGTGCGGGAGCGTATCGAGGCGGGACCGCTCACCCTGGACCTGGCTGGCCGGTCCGCCACCCTGCACGGCCAGCCGCTCTCGCTCTCGCGCACCGAGTTCGACCTGCTGACGACGCTGGCGCAGCACCCCGGGCTGGTCTGGTCACGGGAGCGGCTGGTGGAGCGCGTGTGGGGGCCGGACTACCCCGGCGTGACGCGGGTCGTGGACATGCACATCACCGCGCTGCGCCGCAAACTCGGGGATGACGCGGACGCGCCGACGTTCATCGAGACGGTGCGGGGGCTGGGGTACCGTTTCCGGGAGGACTGA
- a CDS encoding DUF305 domain-containing protein codes for MKRNLLLMAVLSVSGVGFAQGSMGGMDHSTMSGMSGQSGMTMQMDMSGLEKLGGKAFDRAFLSMMVPHHQMAVDMARAVLPVSKDATVKRWANAIIKAQESEIKQMNTLLRSYGGSDAAMANMMKSSMSGMADMVKKAKNPDVAFVQGMIPHHVSAIDMATLALQKSSDVRVLKLARDIVRDQATEAYDFRLWLMKRGT; via the coding sequence ATGAAACGGAACCTTCTTTTGATGGCCGTCCTCAGCGTCAGCGGGGTGGGCTTCGCGCAGGGCAGCATGGGCGGAATGGATCACAGCACCATGAGCGGCATGTCGGGGCAAAGCGGCATGACCATGCAGATGGACATGAGCGGCCTGGAGAAGCTGGGGGGGAAGGCGTTTGACCGGGCCTTTCTGAGCATGATGGTCCCGCACCACCAGATGGCCGTGGATATGGCCCGTGCGGTGCTGCCGGTCAGCAAGGACGCCACTGTGAAGCGCTGGGCGAACGCGATCATCAAGGCGCAGGAGAGCGAAATCAAGCAGATGAACACGCTGCTCAGGAGCTATGGCGGCAGTGACGCGGCCATGGCGAACATGATGAAGAGCAGCATGAGCGGCATGGCCGACATGGTGAAGAAGGCCAAGAATCCGGATGTGGCCTTTGTGCAGGGCATGATTCCCCATCACGTTTCCGCCATTGATATGGCCACCCTGGCGTTGCAGAAGAGCAGCGATGTCCGCGTCCTGAAGCTTGCCCGGGATATCGTCCGCGATCAGGCGACGGAGGCGTACGACTTCCGCCTGTGGCTGATGAAGCGCGGGACGTAA
- a CDS encoding prolipoprotein diacylglyceryl transferase, which yields MDPVFLKIGNFTIAWYGVLITLGIVAGVWVGTRMARERGLNVNLFNDMILWMIIWGLVGARLVFVLTSWHQFAGIPFPRVLFDIVNLRAGGISIHGGLIGGILVLIYYTRRYRLNFYRYADLCVPGVAFGIIGGRIGNIMNGTDTVGRVTGWPIGFRWPNSARAFHEGMCIPNPNPDLDLSKYCQEIGGQIVMTAPVHFTQLYGVIIGIILSVAAFFWLRSRRAGWAFWQFWLWYSILRAGWEETFRLNPLPLKTYLNQGLTAPGIGLFTETHLISIPLILVSLWMLWRIRHQPNPGDRAGTTSKVGPSSPSEHP from the coding sequence ATGGACCCGGTATTCCTGAAGATCGGCAATTTCACGATTGCCTGGTACGGCGTGCTGATCACGCTGGGCATCGTGGCGGGCGTGTGGGTGGGCACGAGGATGGCCCGCGAGCGCGGCCTGAACGTGAACCTCTTCAACGACATGATCCTGTGGATGATCATCTGGGGGCTGGTGGGAGCGCGGCTGGTGTTCGTGCTGACCTCCTGGCACCAGTTCGCGGGTATCCCCTTTCCACGGGTCCTCTTCGACATCGTCAACCTCCGGGCGGGCGGGATCAGCATCCACGGCGGGCTGATCGGCGGGATTCTGGTCCTGATCTACTACACCCGGCGCTACCGGCTCAATTTCTACCGGTACGCCGACCTGTGCGTGCCCGGCGTGGCCTTTGGGATCATCGGCGGACGGATCGGCAACATCATGAACGGGACGGACACGGTCGGGCGCGTGACCGGCTGGCCCATCGGGTTCCGCTGGCCCAATTCCGCCCGCGCCTTCCACGAGGGCATGTGCATTCCCAACCCCAACCCCGACCTCGACCTCTCCAAGTACTGCCAGGAGATCGGTGGGCAGATCGTGATGACGGCGCCCGTCCACTTCACCCAGCTCTACGGCGTGATCATCGGCATCATCCTGTCGGTCGCCGCCTTCTTCTGGCTGCGGTCGCGCCGAGCGGGCTGGGCCTTCTGGCAGTTCTGGCTGTGGTACTCCATCCTGCGCGCCGGGTGGGAGGAAACCTTCCGCCTCAACCCCCTGCCGCTCAAGACCTATCTCAACCAGGGCCTCACCGCGCCGGGCATCGGCCTCTTCACCGAGACGCACCTGATCAGCATCCCGCTCATTCTGGTGAGCCTGTGGATGCTGTGGCGGATACGCCATCAACCGAACCCAGGTGACAGAGCGGGCACCACCTCCAAGGTCGGACCTTCTTCCCCTTCGGAGCACCCATGA
- a CDS encoding tetratricopeptide repeat protein gives MLPRWRDTRAAVETGEMRSLQRAGADEKARAQQAGVQRLVTLQREFGAKPSVGRAAELTGTAVLMNRPDVAEEAAVYLLLNAEQTTPAALASARTLLALPAPGEAGIQAPQSTGLLTVQAEVRRLRPLLREFPHNPLMHLDLARAYAALGQAQRAERHLQVALALAPQHRFALRTAVRFHVHTHDPRAAVTLLRRSVRTPHDPWLIAAEISASMVAGVAPRFVRRARDLVENWDLDPLHISELAAALGTLELKDGGKSKRVRKMFRQALEQPTENAVAQVQWVAPQVQVPLDEQLLKSVPRNFEMRAWERYSLSRFEAARDAFECWLQDEPFASTPVIMAAYLAGALDPTPARAIELTRLGLTAHPADEVMLNNMAFYLAIADQLDDAEAYLRRAQAATAPGNVWNGANLVATQGLLLFRRGQPDAGVQLYEAAAALAKRSAFPQRAVIAQLNLARELLRCGDERAPAVLLRALEEARAFTSPDVDLAVAHLRTQMQRLGVPPEVLPPTLFG, from the coding sequence GTGCTTCCCCGTTGGCGGGACACGCGCGCCGCCGTCGAAACCGGGGAAATGCGGAGCTTGCAGCGTGCCGGCGCGGACGAGAAAGCCCGCGCGCAGCAGGCGGGCGTGCAGCGGCTGGTGACCCTGCAACGGGAGTTCGGGGCGAAGCCCAGCGTGGGCCGGGCGGCGGAACTAACGGGCACCGCCGTCCTGATGAACCGGCCCGACGTGGCGGAAGAAGCCGCCGTCTACCTGCTGCTGAATGCCGAGCAGACGACGCCCGCCGCCCTGGCGTCGGCACGGACACTGCTGGCGCTGCCCGCGCCCGGTGAGGCGGGCATCCAGGCACCGCAGAGTACCGGTCTGCTGACCGTCCAGGCGGAGGTCCGGCGGCTGCGCCCCCTCCTGCGCGAATTCCCGCACAACCCCCTGATGCACCTGGACCTGGCGCGCGCCTACGCGGCCCTGGGGCAGGCGCAGCGGGCCGAGCGGCATCTTCAGGTGGCGCTCGCGTTGGCGCCGCAGCACCGCTTTGCCCTGCGCACCGCCGTGCGGTTTCACGTGCACACGCACGACCCCCGCGCGGCCGTGACGCTCCTGCGCCGCTCGGTCCGCACGCCGCACGATCCCTGGCTGATCGCCGCGGAAATCAGCGCGTCCATGGTGGCGGGGGTCGCGCCCAGGTTTGTTCGCCGGGCGCGTGACTTGGTGGAGAACTGGGATCTCGACCCCCTCCACATCAGTGAGCTGGCCGCCGCGCTGGGGACGCTGGAACTCAAGGATGGGGGGAAAAGCAAGCGCGTGCGGAAGATGTTCCGGCAGGCCCTCGAGCAGCCCACCGAGAACGCGGTCGCGCAGGTGCAGTGGGTGGCGCCGCAGGTGCAGGTTCCCCTGGACGAGCAACTGCTGAAGAGTGTTCCGCGGAACTTCGAGATGCGCGCCTGGGAGCGGTACAGCCTGTCCCGTTTTGAGGCCGCGCGGGACGCCTTCGAGTGCTGGCTGCAGGACGAGCCGTTCGCCTCTACCCCGGTGATTATGGCGGCATACCTGGCCGGTGCCCTGGATCCCACACCGGCCCGGGCGATTGAACTGACCCGGCTCGGTCTCACGGCCCATCCGGCCGACGAGGTCATGTTGAACAACATGGCCTTCTACCTGGCGATTGCCGATCAACTGGACGACGCGGAAGCGTACCTGCGGCGCGCCCAGGCGGCCACGGCACCCGGGAACGTCTGGAACGGGGCGAACCTGGTGGCCACGCAGGGCCTGCTGCTGTTCCGGCGGGGCCAGCCGGACGCAGGCGTCCAGCTTTACGAGGCGGCGGCGGCCCTGGCCAAGCGCAGCGCGTTCCCGCAGCGCGCCGTGATTGCCCAGCTCAATCTTGCCCGGGAGCTGCTCCGCTGCGGCGATGAGCGGGCACCGGCGGTGCTCCTCCGGGCGCTGGAGGAAGCGCGCGCCTTCACCTCGCCAGACGTGGACCTGGCCGTGGCGCATCTCCGGACCCAGATGCAGCGCCTCGGGGTTCCCCCGGAGGTTCTGCCCCCCACGCTCTTCGGGTGA
- a CDS encoding HAMP domain-containing sensor histidine kinase, with amino-acid sequence MRLFPRLLLNHLVVVTVTASMLLIVAELSAQPFIQHHVAQMMELIGTQGNHMRSDLTNGMRLTLTRALLAALPLALLVAVLTAWVAARRVTASVRHLQAGSRAIASGQYDRRLPEDGEDELTELARSFNTMAGALARVEQTRAELIGNVAHELRTPVAAVRGYAEAAQDGILPADKALAAIAREVAGMERLTHDLSLVSRVEGGRVELHLRSVPLGDLLRQAQDRFHLAFEDRGVTLEVERPAADVVVWVDAQRAQQVLANLLSNALKHTPAGGTVRVWAGVHGAEVTVAVADTGSGIAPEHLDRVFERFYRVDAARTPGEGSGVGLTIARGLARAMQGDLTATSVPGQGSTFRWTVPLSPAAA; translated from the coding sequence ATGCGCCTGTTCCCCCGCCTGCTGCTGAACCACCTCGTCGTCGTGACCGTCACGGCGTCCATGCTGCTTATCGTTGCGGAGCTGTCCGCTCAGCCCTTTATCCAGCATCACGTGGCGCAGATGATGGAACTGATCGGAACGCAAGGCAACCACATGCGCTCGGATCTGACCAACGGCATGCGTCTTACCCTGACACGCGCCCTGCTCGCGGCGCTGCCGCTGGCGCTGCTCGTCGCGGTCCTGACCGCCTGGGTCGCGGCGCGGCGGGTGACCGCCTCGGTGCGTCACCTTCAGGCGGGAAGCCGGGCGATTGCCAGCGGCCAGTACGACCGCCGCCTGCCGGAAGACGGGGAGGACGAACTCACGGAACTCGCGCGCAGTTTCAACACCATGGCGGGCGCCCTCGCGCGGGTCGAGCAGACGCGCGCGGAACTGATCGGCAATGTCGCCCACGAACTGCGCACCCCCGTCGCTGCCGTGCGCGGGTACGCGGAGGCGGCGCAGGACGGCATTCTCCCCGCCGACAAGGCCCTGGCGGCGATTGCCCGGGAGGTCGCGGGCATGGAACGCCTCACGCACGACCTCAGCCTGGTCAGCCGCGTCGAGGGTGGGCGGGTCGAGCTGCACCTGAGGAGCGTCCCGCTGGGGGACCTGCTCCGTCAGGCCCAGGACCGCTTCCACCTGGCCTTCGAGGACCGCGGCGTCACCCTGGAGGTGGAGCGGCCCGCCGCCGATGTCGTGGTGTGGGTGGACGCCCAGCGCGCGCAGCAGGTGCTTGCCAACCTGCTGAGCAACGCGCTGAAGCACACGCCGGCAGGCGGAACGGTGCGGGTCTGGGCGGGCGTGCACGGTGCCGAGGTCACCGTCGCGGTCGCAGACACCGGCAGCGGCATCGCGCCCGAACACCTGGACCGCGTGTTCGAACGGTTTTACCGGGTGGACGCCGCCCGCACCCCGGGGGAAGGCAGCGGCGTGGGCCTGACCATCGCCCGCGGCCTCGCGCGGGCGATGCAGGGCGACCTGACCGCGACCTCCGTGCCCGGGCAGGGGAGCACCTTCCGCTGGACCGTCCCGCTGAGTCCCGCAGCGGCCTGA
- a CDS encoding M23 family metallopeptidase, with amino-acid sequence MRRQLLLALVLFSLPVAAAATVSSQPGDTLNRLAVRYGTTPQVLTGANPALPQGVLKTGTRVTLPPTPTRLWTVRPGDTLSAIARREGTTLAALVSANPGLDPQRPLQVGQKLTLPSRWAGAPRSSATPVVRPASIRVTPVMPVTGRVTTPFRDGHEGVDLAAPTGTPIRAAAPGVVTESRFDAQSGWGWTLVVDHGNGLQTRYSHNSANLVPVGSRVEAGQVIGRVGSTGNSTGPHLDYRVTVQGQPINPFSLY; translated from the coding sequence ATGCGTCGTCAACTGCTGCTTGCCCTCGTCCTGTTCAGTCTCCCTGTCGCTGCCGCAGCGACGGTGAGTTCACAACCGGGCGACACCCTCAACCGTCTGGCCGTCCGGTACGGCACCACCCCCCAGGTCCTGACGGGTGCCAACCCGGCCCTGCCGCAGGGTGTCCTGAAGACGGGAACGCGCGTCACGCTGCCACCCACACCCACCCGCCTGTGGACGGTCCGGCCCGGCGATACCCTCTCGGCGATTGCCCGGCGTGAGGGGACCACCCTGGCCGCCCTGGTGTCGGCCAATCCCGGCCTGGACCCGCAGCGCCCCCTGCAGGTCGGTCAGAAGCTCACCTTGCCGTCCCGGTGGGCCGGCGCTCCGCGGTCCTCGGCCACCCCCGTCGTCCGGCCAGCGTCCATTCGCGTCACGCCGGTCATGCCCGTGACCGGCCGCGTCACCACGCCCTTCCGTGACGGGCACGAGGGGGTGGACCTGGCCGCGCCGACCGGCACGCCCATCCGCGCTGCCGCCCCCGGCGTGGTGACCGAGTCCCGCTTCGACGCCCAGAGCGGGTGGGGTTGGACGCTGGTCGTGGACCATGGGAACGGCCTGCAGACCCGCTACAGCCACAATTCCGCGAATCTTGTCCCGGTGGGCAGCCGCGTGGAAGCCGGACAGGTGATCGGCCGGGTCGGGAGTACCGGCAACAGCACCGGCCCCCACCTGGATTACCGCGTGACCGTGCAGGGGCAGCCCATCAACCCATTCAGCCTGTACTGA